TTGAAACCATTTGAGGTAAATGGGTTTGAAACCATTTGAAGGGAATGGTTTGGATTGGTTTGGTTTGAGGTGTCAATTCGGTTTGGGCTGGTTCAGTTTCTCACGAGCTAATCATGAATTGGTTTGATCAGGGTCCGCGGGGTATCCGGCCGTGATCTCGTTTGGATACGGTCTGGTTCTAAACCATTTAGGAGGCCTAAATCCAAGTCACCTGGTTCCTTACCGCATGAGACGTCGAACACACGGAGGTTTCCGAAGAGAGGAATAGACGAGGCTGTACGCTCTTTCCGTTCGGTAAACCAACTGCTACTCTTCCTTGTCCAACGGATCGACTCTGGCTACAACTTTTCTAATTGACACTTGAATGTAATTGACGATGAATTATTATATCATTTTTTTGGCACGATTATTATATCATAGCTCTATTTGAAAACGTAAGATAGATGACATACCCATATACCTGCACACAAATTGGATTTTGTTATCGCGAAAATATCCAAAAAGTCTAAGCTACGAAAACAAAACTTTGACAAGGTTTCACGGAGATAACAACCTAGTGAACATGAAAAAAGGacgaaaaaaaagtcaaataTTGACTAGTGTCATGGCTACAGGTATGCATGTGTATGGATGGCAGACCATTGGCGACTGGGCGGTGGGACGGGTAAGGGTAGACTCAGGTAGGACCGGGTTGTGGTTTGAGCCAAACGTCGTGCTACCAAAATAAATTTTGGCTAACCAAAATGTTTATCAAGATTTTGGCTCTAACTGGCTGATGATCAAAATCAGTCCTATCAGTATTATGGCCATGACCAAATGTTTCATTCTTATTTGGATAGTTATCAAATTACTGGAAAGCTAATAATGCATGACCAACTCTAGTTTATTTGTCTTGCCGGTATTAGCCGAATATTGTAACCAAAACCTTAAGCCAAAGATTGCTACCGAAACGTTTGCAGTGGTAAATTTGGACTAAAACCAAACacattcttttctttctttttttctcatgGTAGGCTTGTCAAAATAGTAtagacatgaaaaaaaattgagattgTTAAGATAGATCTTACTGGTATTCGGTGCTGTAAAGAGAGCCTCGAGGATAACTATTGGTAAGTCTGTtatgtagaatttttttgatgaTGTAGAAGACAGGAATAAATGAGAAGATATAGAAATTAAGATTGCATATATTTAAATGAACAGATAACTAATCACACGCAAGTTCCAAGGTAAAACGAGAGAGCAAACACTTATATGGTTGCACCCTTTGTTGGACAATAACATGCAACTGAAAAAACACATCAATATATATCATCCAAAGTTTGGCGTAATCCCCGGACCGAGGGAATACAATCTACCTACTTAACACCCGAAGACTGTAGCGAAATATTCGTGAGCGATtgtctcccttttttttgacacgatGATCAATCgtccattctttttttttagagcaagaTCTACACAATCGAGCTGTTTTCCTCATTCTAGGGCCCATATAGAGCTACTCCCGTCCGGTGGACAGTGGACCCATCCTCGCCAGTGGGGCTCACACAAAATTGCCAGTTGAGAGTTTACGCGGTGCAAAACCGAACCAGAAACcaaaaacaggaaaaaaatacCCGAAACCGAATTCACCCTGTGCAACACCGAAACCAAAAACAGGAAAAACATACCCGAAACCGAGTTCACCCTGTGCAAAACCGAACCAGACCTGTGGGTGCACTACGCGTCTACACCAGGTCACCAGCACAGCACGGCAGCCTTATTTGCCTGGACGATTGGGCCATGGGCTGAATCTATTGAGCCATACAATATGCAGGCCGTGGAAGCGACTGGATCGGAGGCTCGGAGCGCCTGGCGGCCGTTGCATGCTCGCAGCAATGCAACATTTGAGAGCTTGCAATTATTTTAGTGCCAGTAGCTACGTACGTGCATCCATGTGGCCGGTGCTAATTACTCTCATGAAATTACATGCGCGCCTGAACGTGATTTAATTGTAGTAGCTACGTACAACTAGTCCAATGCATCCCTACCTCCCTCGTAAGCTAGCCAGGGATGATAACAGCTCGCTGAGTGTGTAATGTGGGTGTTTGCGGGATAATTAACGTTTCATATTATACATTCGAAATTGAAATATAACTACTTCGTAACTTTGTGTTGCTCAAAAATTCGCGTCAACTTTAACTAATTTGATTATAACCGAAACATAACCGAAACCGCCGTATTTTCGTACAAAACCATATTAACCGAATACCGTGTTAACCGAACAtgaaccgaaccgaaaactGAACACACACCGGAGTTGAGACAGCTCTCAGATTTTTAACACCGCGAGAAAGAGTCTGCGGCCTCTTCCCTTTCCCGTCCTGTTCTgtccctgtcgcgtccccccCCCAGACCCCACAGAAACCCGGCCCACGAGTCAGCGAGGATTTCCCGGACCCACGGCCCAGCGGGTAAGGGAGGGCGGGCGGTGAGAAAAGAACGGGGGTGCACGGGTGCCAATTGGTACCACCTTTTGGCGTCAGCGAGGGGCCCACCGCTGACGGGAATCCGGCCCATGCAAGCGCGGCACGTCaaggggtggtggtggggggggaTTATTATTTGCGCATTGATCTTGATCCGTCTCCTCATTGATAACCTGCTGCTGTGTGCTTTTGTCCCCGTCGCATTGATCATATACCTGCTGCCGTATTTTTACCCTGTCCCGCATCAGATTCGCTCCGGGCCACATATTGACCTTCACTTCTCTCAACACCCCGGCCTCCTCTGCTAAGCCTCGACGGACGGATGCTCGCTAGGATCACTCCAACGGTTGCACATGCCTCGATTGTTTTTGGGATGTTTACAATTCATGTTTTTGCATTAATTGATTGCTGTGTTCAAACTTCTTTAATCCGTTAGTCTTTAACACTCCAACCTAACTAACTATAAACATACTGTATTGTGGAATGTAGGTACGATATAGAATAGAATTATCTAAATCACTAACAAACGACCGGggttttgtttgatttgcacTTTGtgtttagtactccctccgttacataattcttgtctcaaatttgccaaaaaatagatgtctctattcctaaaaagcgtctagatacatgtaatatttcgacaagaattatgaaacggaatgAGTATGTAGCaacaaaatataaaatgtatctaagagaaataaaaaaggaaggaataaaaaaaatctcaaagtaTATAAAAGATGACAAGTTCTCTTGGGTCCAATGATCATCACCctagcaaaaaaataatcaaaaaaAGGGTCAAACCCCCCTAGACAACAAGTTTATATTTGGATTGACTTGACAACGACCAATTAGGGCAGGCCAATGAGGACATAATAGGGGATAAATTTAAGTTCTTTCACTATACATGTGATCATCAATCAATAGGTCTGCGATCAATCTTTTTGCCAACAAAAAAACTTTATAATGGGGGGCATTTGATGGAGGACTTCGTTTTTTCATCTCTTCGCACTTGCACGGATCTCAACATCTTGGTAGTGTCGACTTAAAAGTAATTATTTCTTAGTTGCCGGAAATAGAAAAACCATTGAAAGAAACAAGTGCTAACAACCAATTGCTATGTGCAATACATGATGACAATAGGACACTTATATCCGTTGAATGCGAACATAATTAGACTGCAAAACTAGAGATGTATTCTATTACTCGTGATATTCGTGTCAGAAAAAGACTTCAGCCTTTGAATTTTGCTTAATATATGTAAATTACTTGAATTACTTATGTGATAAAATAAATTCATCAGATTtgtcaataaaaaaaacatgctacTACCACAATGTCATAACTATTGTTCAAAATTTGCATGAAAgcttgcaacaaaaaaatgcatgaaaGTGTGTGCACGTATCTGAGATAGTGGGAGTAACTTAGGTAGTAACATAAGTGCCAACTAGTCAATTTTGTTATGCGGCATGGTAATAAATGAATAAAGAGAGTGATGTGGTAACTAAATATGTTACAATAACATCATACAAATCAAGACAAAATGAGTCTATAATctaataaatgacacaataTATGACATCGCATATAAATTAGTAACCACTATAAAAGTAATAACTTAGACTAATAACATAATCATTTACTACTCTAATTTACTTCCCACTATGACCATCCTGAGAGAGCGATTTCTGTGCGTGTCTCACATTATACTTGGTAGAGCTAACAAATTACCTCCACCTCTCTCATCCATGCATTATCCAAGGCACCTCTCGACCCAACATTACGCACCGCGTCCCTTTCTCGACGCGAGGGAGTTTCGAGCTCTCTCTCATCCGGAGGCAACAGGTTTCATAAATCCCATTGCAGTTTGATCCTTTTCATGGCTTCTAAAAGTAGAAACCACCACCGGCCCTCCTACGCTCTCCTGTCCCCATTGGGACCACCGGACCAGTACGCATACCGACCTACGCCACGCGACAGAGGAGAGCTCAACTATATCAGcacacctacacggctacaccGCCCTCTCTAGCCCGCTCGCTCATTCATTTCattcccctctctctcagcCTGCTAGGCAGCTAGCTCCATGTGCGCCGTCGCAGCAAGACCTCGCCATTAAGTTAACCCCCTTCCGATCTATAATACATCGATCTCAGAGCTAAATTGCTAAGCTAGATTGATCGCTTGgccatggagaagaaggcgcagTGCGGAGCCAAGAGCAATGTTGCCGTTCACCGGGGCGCGACGGCCGGTGGCTCGGGAAAGCAGCGGAAGcggaagggcggcggcgagccaaTCAAGGTGGTGTACGTCAACAACCCGATGCGGGTGAccacggacgccgccggctTCCGCGCGCTCGTCCAGGAGCTCACCGGCCGCCACGCCGACCCGGCCAAGTACGGCGCCGGCACCGTCAGTGGCGAGAGCAGCGGCAGCCCGGCCGGGCCGCGGATGGCGCCCAGCCCCGGCAGCACCGAGGAGTCCTCGGACGGCGCCGGATCCGGAGCCGGAGCCTGCCACGACGActtcccggcgccgccgccggcgtgctACGGCTATGGCTATGACGACGAGGAGAGCTTCGCGCCGCAGCTGATCGACAACAGGTACTCCGTCTTCTCGCCGCCGACGTTCCTCTACGCATCCTCGCACAACGAGCCGTGATGTGATCGATCGGGTATGTGGTATCCATTCCATTCAAAGCTTCATTATCGATCTGAGCAGGCGGCCCCGTGGTGGAATTGAGCTGTGTGTGGAAACatacatgtatgtatatacAGATGTATAGCTCTAATTTCATGAGGACTGTACGTACTTGTATCGTATGTACATATGTgtgtgtttcctttttttcttatacTCCTAACTGTCAAGGAGTACTAATTACTAGTTAACTTCGATGTTTAGCGCAACTAAAATTAAATTGTGTATTAATTGCTACCTTGAATCGTTGTATATAGCACTACTCCTGTGGCgcgccggagggagtactacttcTAGTAGCTTCTGTTTCTGCCGTTCTGCGCGAGAGAGAAAGTGACTGCTGTATTTCATGGGTGCATGCCAGACGATCCCTCAATTAATGGATGATTACGTCGCAATGCTTCCAGAAAACAAATTAGCTAGTGTTTTGACCCAAGCTGGGGGATCagattcctttttttcttttcacttttctttttgcgaggaactttttttaatttccatACTAGTTTGATGGTTTCTGATTTTATGCGCGGTGGGTCGACACATGTACACGCAGGATCGGCCGGAAAGATTGCCTTTGCTGCAAAGCTTGCTTTTGGTATGCATAGCAAACAGTGAACTATATGTCACCTCCACATTTTGGTCTAAAGCATTTATGTAGCCTGTAGCCATGGCTATGTATTGACAGGCCCTATTTCTAGCTAAACTAGCTTGCTGGGAGAGGGACTAGGCAATGTAGGATCGAAGTACTTCTGGATAAGCATATGCCCTTTAGCGATAATGCAAAGATGTATGGTTCAGTTTTCAGAAggattttacaaaaaaacaaagtagCATTAGTCCAAGTTTAGTACTCGTATAAATGCATAATCTGTTTGCTTTCGATCAAACtagagaaaaaatatattatattgtacttcctccattcctaaatatttgtcgtggttttagtgcaaatttgtactaaaatcacgacaagtatttaggaacggagggagtactacttatTCACGTTTTTCTCTAGTCTCCAATATTAGTATATGCTTCATATATGCACAGCAGAAATGATCAATCTTTTTAGACCATTTAGGCCACGCAGTGATCAAATGGGTACCAGCCGGAGTACATCTTAGTGGTAATGAGGACCCACTCAATTAGTGACAggtttttctttccaaattcGTAGCATATTTATCTGTGTCTTCCGGCGACTTTTAACCAAGCATTGCTCGTTTTCACTAATACACAATAGCACTAGATTACATATTGATATAATCAACATTTCTTATTTAGCTTTGATCGATCTTCTGGAATTAATTAAACAGGAAAATATGAATTTTGTTAACCTTATCTTCCAGGGGTGTTGTTCCTTCAGTTTATTTGTTTAGTTGAAAAATAAGTTTAGATGACGTGTATATAGGTGTTCAACTAGGGCGCCATGTTATAATATGATTAtttaaaattgaaaaattaaTGCTTATGTTAGCTCAACCTTGAAAATTGCACTTTGGAACTCATTTAGCAACTCTGTTCCCTCCAACAGTCTAACCCAAGCTTCTGGGAGTCATAAAATGATCCATTTGACATTTTTTCTTAAatcagatttttttaatagttTAGGGATCAAAACTGGACATTTTACTGCAAGTCTCCCAGCTTGTTAGTGTAGTTTTCCAACATATTTAATCCAAGTTGTAGTTACAACCATATAGACTAATCCCAAAGGTATAGTGCTATCAAGACTTCAAAGTAAATGTAATTAGTCAACTACCAGTCATAAATAATCTATGAATGAATTTGAGCTAGATCAAACAAAACTTCCTTTACACCCATAGAGAACAATGGCAATTAATCTTGTTTTAGCATATTACCCTCAATGGGATTAAGGTTAAGAAACACAATCAACACATACTCGTTATATTTGGAAAACTAAATTGCAAATGTTGATCTAGGCTTGATCTTTGGCTACATGCCTTAGGGAATCCACAATGGTAGGAGTTACCTAGAGTCAACGATAAAAATAATACATATAATGGATTGTGTCTTTAGATTGACTACAAATGATATGTTAGCATTCAATGCAATATTGTGCAATGGCAAAAGCGCGATTGACCCTTGCCTAAGATTCTAACTCTTCACAAAGAATAAGTTCTTTTCTCTCttatatttcctttttctacCTGTCAGCGGATTTCAAATAAAAGTCAATTAAGAGTCGACTTTTGCAGATGCCCTTAGTGTGGTTAAAGCCTAATAGTTCATCGGATCTTTATTGTAGTACTAGCTAGGtaatctatatatatatgagagGCACAAAATTGTTTATATATTTTGTAACTTTCCTAAATGGCTATATCGAAGTAAAACACGTTTGTATGATTAGCTAATACGCCCAACATCGGTCTAAAATATGGTGCTTTAAGTAAAGCTGCCTTCTTGGTCTCCATTTGCCTAGGCGCATCTTCAAAATGTTAAATATTGTCAAAGGAGATAATTAAGCTTCTCGTGAAGTCATTGAAGGGACTCCAATCGCATCCACAACGTGAACTTCCTCAAGAGAGAAGCGGGAATAATGGTGTGCATGGTTTACTTTCT
The Brachypodium distachyon strain Bd21 chromosome 2, Brachypodium_distachyon_v3.0, whole genome shotgun sequence genome window above contains:
- the LOC100826333 gene encoding uncharacterized protein LOC100826333, producing MEKKAQCGAKSNVAVHRGATAGGSGKQRKRKGGGEPIKVVYVNNPMRVTTDAAGFRALVQELTGRHADPAKYGAGTVSGESSGSPAGPRMAPSPGSTEESSDGAGSGAGACHDDFPAPPPACYGYGYDDEESFAPQLIDNRYSVFSPPTFLYASSHNEP